TCACCCAGAAGTGATGTAATTGTATCTATCTCAAGCTGAATATCTGACTTACTTGGCAGTTTGGGAAAACTAACCCCTAGTTGCTGTAAAACTTGCAATGCAGTATCAATCGCTTTCAATGGCTGGCTCTGCGCCATGTGGGTTTGAATTTTAACTTCGTAAACTTTTATGAGGTCGAAAACTGTTTTGGCTGATTGTAGAATGATTACAACCCAGTATTCTACCTGCTCAAAATCGCCACACAAATACGCAACTTCTGTTGTTTCTATATATAAATCTAAGGTCAAATCATAGTTGGTTTGCCAGCTAGACGTTGCCAACCATTCTCTTGCTGTGGCTAAATATTTTTTCGCCATACTGTAGGCGATCGCAACTTTTGCTTTCTGACCTGCCATTAAATTTAATCGAGCAATTTCATTTCTTTCTGGTTGTTCTATGACAAGCTCAATTCCGTAATTCAGATGATCGACAATTTCCAACAGCCTATCTATTAGTCGCTCTGGCAAAGTTTTTTCTAGTAAATTGCGACCAATTTGTAAATGAATAACTTGTTTTTGCGACTCATCAATTAGTGCATAAGCTGCTTGCTGCACGCGATCGTGCAAGAACTTGTACTCTTGAATTAACAAGTTTTCATCTAATTCAGAGAGGGGTTGAATGAATCCACCTTGTATGGCTATCAGTATATTTAGGAAAACTGCTTTTGGAGTTTGCTCACAAACAATCGATAGTGTATTTAAATCAAATTCCGCCCCAACACAAGCGGCTAAACGAAGAATTTGCTGAGTAGCTTCTGGTAGTTTTTTCAATTTGTGAAGCATCAACTCCACAACATTATCGGTAATATTTTGAGTTTGAATCTGAGCCATGTTCCATTGCCATCCTCCTTGTCTCTTACCAAGGGGGATGGATTGAGGGGGGTCAAAAGTCAATAAATTTTCGCTATACAGCATTGTTAAAAATTCATTGACAAAGAAAGGATTGCCCTCAGTTTTCCGAAGCACTAACTCCGCTAAGGGACGAACGGTGTCTGTATTCCGATGCAGTGTTTCAGCAATCAACTGACTCAACGGCTCCAGTGTCAAAGGAGCCAAAATAATTTCCTGAAATACTACCCCTTGTTTTCGCAGCCTCTCTAGCATTAATGATAATGGATGCGTTGGCTGCACTTCATTATCTCGATAGGCTCCAATCAAAAATAAGGATTGGATTTGCTCATCCAGCAGCATCAACTCAATTAACTTCAACGTTGCTGAGTCTATCCACTGCAAATCATCTAAGAAAATCGCCAGGGGATGTGACTCCGAACAAAACACCCGCACAAATTGTTGAAAAATTCTATGAAAAAGGTTTTGAGCTTCAGTTGCTCCAACTTCAGGTATGGGTGGCTGCTTGCCAATGATTAACTCAACTTCCGGGATGATATCAATGATAATTTGTCCATTGTTTCCCAAAGCTGTGAGGAGACGCGATCGCCACTGTTGCAACTGCTCATCGGGTTCGCTTAACAGTTGTTGCACCAATTTGTGCAGGGCATGGGCGATCGCGCTGTAGGGAATATTGCGCCCAAATTGGTCAAACTTACCAGAAATGAAGTAACCGCGTTTTGCCGTAATGGGTTTGTAAATTTCCTGCACCAATGCTGATTTCCCAATCCCAGCATAGCCAGACACCAACATCATTTCGACTTTGAATTGAGAATTTTCTCTGCCTTCCGCTTCTTGGCAGACTTCGCCAACACTCCTCATTTGTGAAGCTGTGTCAAATGCCGCTAATAATGCTGCAATCTCTGCTTCGCGTCCATACAATTTTTGAGGAATTTGAAACTGACTCGGAACGTCTTGAATACCTAGTTGAATAGGTTCAATCTGTCCCGTTTCTGTAAACTGGCGAAGACACGTTTCTAAATCTGTTTTGATTCCCCAGGCACTTTGATAACGATCCTCGGCGTTTTTCGCCATCAATTTCAAAACGATATCGGAAACAGCTTTAGGGATCGCTGCATTCAGCTCATGAGGTGGAGGTGGCTGTTTAGCAATGTGGCAATGGACTAGCTCAAGGATGTCTGTTGTGGGAAACGGCAGATGTCCGGTTAGAAGTTCGTAGAATGTCACACCAAGGGAGTAAAAATCGGTGCGGTAATCGAGCAAACGGTTCATCCGCCCTGTTTGCTCTGGAGATAAGTATGCAAGTGTCCCTTCTAAAACATGAGGGTTCTTAAAAGTTGGATTCGTGCGGTTAAATTGAGTAGCAATCCCAAAGTCAATAATTTTGACAACGCCAGTATCCAGATTGAGAACAATGTTTCCAGGGTTGATATCTTTATGAATGACACTGGCTGCATGGATTCTGCCCAAAATATCGCAAACAGCGATCGCCAAACCCAGAAAAGTGGGTAAAAGCATGGGGCAGAAAATATCTGGACGCTTGTGCATCCATTGCTCTAGGGACTCTCCCCCAAAATCTTCTAAGAGAATCACCAGAGTGCGTTGATAATCCTGCTGGCTGTAAGCCTTGACAACTCCTTCCAGATTCAGGGAACGGGTAATTTTATATTCCTGTCTGTAGCGGGTTAGTTCTTGAGGAGAGGGATAATCAAGCTTGAGAATTTTTATGATGAGCGCTACTCCATCGTCTCTGATGCCTCGATACACGAGAGAATTACAACTTTCGTATACCTTGCTTTGGATAGCAATACCAGGTAGAGCAATCATAGAGCAACTCTTGAGAGTTTGATCTCGAATACCTCAAACTATACAGCAATTCTCATACTGAAAATAATTACTTTTCTCAAGATACACATTGTTTTGAGTCAGAAATGTCAATAAGTTCCAAACTTGCGGTATTTGTTCTCACTGTCGTTGGAGCATTTAAGTAGCTCAGTGTTAAAAATTATCGCTATGGCAAGGCAGGAGGCAGGAGGCAGAAGGGAAGAGGGTTATAGCTTTGTTTACCTTTCTTAACTTAGTTTTGTTTTTTCCCACCGACTTACTTACTTTTGATGGTGATGTTGCAGATGTCTCAACTCTCTATGCTTAATCGGTGACTACAAGGACAGCCTCTGAATTATCTACCACATCTTGGTAGAATTGATTGAGTGCCATGAAATCGCTGACTATCCACTCCCATGCCTCGTTAGTATCGATCGCCTGTTGCCACTTGTAAAGCTGTGCGTCTTGCATAAGTATCGTTTCGTACTTTGACTTAATGTCTTCTACAGCGATATCACTTAGCCAAATGTGAATCAATTTGCATTTATCAGGAGGAGTCCAACGGATGGGGAATCCCTGTATACTGCGTGCCGAAGGTAATACGTTTGAATGGCCAGTAATTGCAGTGACAGCTAACAATTCTTCCTCTTGATCCAAAGCACATTTCATCAACAACCATTTTATACAATCGAATCGCCGATCAAGATCGCAGTAGCGATGCTCAATTCCAGGGTGCGTTTCCACAAGTTCCTCAAGAGCATCGACAAACCGTTTATATTCAGCCTCACCGTAAGGAAACTTGTTGATTCGACTTTGCTGTTGGCGGCGTAAACGAAAATAGCTCCGTACAAACGTAAGATATTCAGCATCAATATCACCGTTGAGGACGCTTTCGAGTAAGGTGCATTGTGCGGGGATGGCGTTCAGTTCGAGTTCCCAACCCATGTATTCTCCTCTGTCAATCTTGGCTCTATGAGGCTGTGAAATAGTTAATAATAGCTTGGGCGATCGCCATATTTCCATCCTTAGCAATTGGTTGTGTTTCCTTTGGTGGTTGCACTGGTTGAGAGAGGAAATCCCAGTTACCATCAAAAAATTCTTCTGGAGTCAAAATTTGATGGGAATTATAGTTAACCAATCCCTTGAGTAAAAAAGCAGCTTCCGCAAAGTCATCACGGGGAATAGTGACAAGAGGTGTATCTAAGAGGGTGGCTTCAGAAAACGTACCGTAACCAGGTTTGGAAATAACTCGCCCACAAATAGGCATAAAATCGACTGGGCGATATTTGCGGTCTGTAATTTTGATTAAATTAGGTAAATCTGGGGCTGATTTATCAAAGATAATGAATTGCCAATCGGGAAAATGCTTGAGGTTGTTGTAGGGAATTTGTTGTAAACCTAAACCGCCAAAAGTGAGGAGGATAGTTTGATCTTTGGGTGCGGTGATACCCCAAGTAGAACCCAGTTCCTCAGCAGAGTAACGAGGAGAACCACCAGTTAAACCCACATCTGTGATATTGGGGAAAGCGGATAACGGTTCGTGGAAGGGGAGACGAAACAGGCGATCGCACCCAGAATAACATTCACTAATCCAATCAGCAATAGCTACAAATTCCCCTCCCCAGTCACGGTAGATAAAATCCCAGCCAAAATTACTCATCATCCAGCAAGGAATACCTGCGGCTTTGGCAAATAATGGTGCGAGAAAGGGAATATCAGCAAATATCAAATCCACCCTATTTTGGCGGATGAAATTGACTTCGGAAGCAATGAGGGAATTTTGCTGCTTTTTAATTTCTAATAATTTCGTCTTAGTTGCTTCCTTATCCATATTCAAACTATCAGACTGGACTACACCCAAATCAAAAGCGCGTTGACGATGGATAAAATCCCCTTCTATATAGCATTCCAGCAACCACCGAGGGGCGGTAGTCACTATAATTAACAGCACTTCTGGATATAACTTTTGAATTGTGGCGGCGACTGAGGCGGTGCGAGTAGCATGGCCGAAGCCGTGGTTGGTGATGGCTATATATAAGATGGGGCGTTTCATAAAATTATAGTTAGTAGCATTGCCTATGGAAAAAATGGTTTGCTTCCGGCTTACCAGGGGTTGACCTGACCAATGCTCAAGGCTTAAATAGAATTGAATTTATACAGTACAACTAAAAATTAAACAATTACTTATAAAGTTTGGCATAAGTAAGAAACAGAGTTAAGAAAAATTTTATTACTCTGCTAGAAAGCTTTACTTATAAGGATTACAAGAGCCAATGCTGTGCAACTTCCTTGCTCGATCATGCCGAGCAAGCTCTTGGAGTGCGATCGCGTTTTTTGGATGTCGTGAAATTGGTCGAAGTTAGGCAGTTATACCATTTCCAAACATTTTTGTAACAGATGAATTGCCTATAGGGGCGCAAAGCTTTGCGCCCCTGCTCCCAAATTGGGATGCTTGCGGGTAAAAAAGTGATCGCTAGTCATTTTGACCCGGCTGTATCTAAACAGTTAAAACAACTAGCACTGGAGCAAGACACCACAGTTCAAGCTTTGTTATCTGAAGCATTAAATGAACTGTTTGAGAAATACGGCAAGAAGCCAATAGCTTGAGTTGGCGAGATCCTCCAATTTCCATCTACAGATGTAAACCAGACAAGATACCAACAAAAAACCCCAGCGAATTTGCTGAGGTTTAAGATATCAATTTTAGGAGACAATCATGGCATATATTGACACAAATCAAAAAATGTTAGCTATGGTTGCAGTTGAGTAAATTCATCGCTAATTAAAAGACCGTTTCTGGTGGGATGATGGAAAGGGCTGGAAGAATATTCTTAATAATCTTCACTTAATTATTCAACCCTTTACCTTATTTAACTTAATCTTACCCTGGTTAACAGTTTTTCCTATCTCTCAATTATCTCAGGGTTTTTCTCAACTCCAATCTATTGTTTATAGCCTCACATCTCCAATTTTTCTACTCCTGATTCACCCTGAATTCTATTTTTCTTCTGCCTAGAGTGACTAAACAGGGTTAATACCAGGGGGAAAGTAGTAGGGGGGACAGTCCGTATAAAGTGTTCATTAGCCCTGACGAGTCTATCGCTACTAATCTTAGCAAGCTTTTCAGTCGAGATTTCAAGATCCGTAATTTGCAACATAATTGTGTTCTTTTTAATTAATTAAACGAGGGTGAAGAATGAAGTCGCACTTTTTACAGTAGGAAAATACGGTAACTTCCTCTTCTATCTGTGAACTTGATGATTAGCTCTTTCTATTCTCTTTAACGAATACCCAATGCAAAATATTCCAAAATTAGCCATGACTTTGCCTAGAAGAACTCAATTTAGGCAAAGTTCAGTAACTACAGAACGAAAGAATAGGGGTTTTAGCCCGCATTTCTCAGGTGTGTCACCTTATGTTTTAGATAAAGGTAGTTAGATTGCTCTTC
Above is a genomic segment from Nostoc sp. MS1 containing:
- a CDS encoding DUF1877 family protein, producing the protein MEIWRSPKLLLTISQPHRAKIDRGEYMGWELELNAIPAQCTLLESVLNGDIDAEYLTFVRSYFRLRRQQQSRINKFPYGEAEYKRFVDALEELVETHPGIEHRYCDLDRRFDCIKWLLMKCALDQEEELLAVTAITGHSNVLPSARSIQGFPIRWTPPDKCKLIHIWLSDIAVEDIKSKYETILMQDAQLYKWQQAIDTNEAWEWIVSDFMALNQFYQDVVDNSEAVLVVTD
- a CDS encoding glycosyl transferase, which encodes MKRPILYIAITNHGFGHATRTASVAATIQKLYPEVLLIIVTTAPRWLLECYIEGDFIHRQRAFDLGVVQSDSLNMDKEATKTKLLEIKKQQNSLIASEVNFIRQNRVDLIFADIPFLAPLFAKAAGIPCWMMSNFGWDFIYRDWGGEFVAIADWISECYSGCDRLFRLPFHEPLSAFPNITDVGLTGGSPRYSAEELGSTWGITAPKDQTILLTFGGLGLQQIPYNNLKHFPDWQFIIFDKSAPDLPNLIKITDRKYRPVDFMPICGRVISKPGYGTFSEATLLDTPLVTIPRDDFAEAAFLLKGLVNYNSHQILTPEEFFDGNWDFLSQPVQPPKETQPIAKDGNMAIAQAIINYFTAS
- a CDS encoding ribbon-helix-helix domain-containing protein, with the translated sequence MLAGKKVIASHFDPAVSKQLKQLALEQDTTVQALLSEALNELFEKYGKKPIA